A DNA window from Sylvia atricapilla isolate bSylAtr1 chromosome 6, bSylAtr1.pri, whole genome shotgun sequence contains the following coding sequences:
- the RPS29 gene encoding small ribosomal subunit protein uS14 has translation MGHQQLYWSHPRKFGQGSRSCRVCSNRHGLIRKYGLNMCRQCFRQYAKDIGFIKLD, from the exons ATGGGTCACCAGCAGCTCTACTGGAGTCACCCCAGGAAGTTCGGGCAGGGCTCCCGCTCTTG CCGCGTGTGCTCCAACCGCCACGGCCTCATCCGCAAATACGGGCTCAACATGTGCCGGCAGTGCTTCCGCCAGTACGCCAAGGACATCGGCTTCATCAAG CTGGACTGA
- the LRR1 gene encoding leucine-rich repeat protein 1 isoform X1: MRLQCEVEVLSRLLPTCGLQGRGRAARALLSLGRPPGAAGAGIYLMVCTARDRGGARYKVQQNVERLFTRFVEEGKATVRLREPAVDLCLSKANVSNLKTFLSAVRLAHQGNDTSVLPLSPLVPAKNSDVEKPKTKMIITSRRDYPLTKSFPFSLEHLQTSYCKLARIDTRVLCLKKLRKLDLSHNHIKQLPATLGDLVCLQELDLHDNHLEAFSGALCSSDLQKSLQFLDLSQNQIQALPIEFCQLRGLVRLRLDDNALLRLPCRIGQLSHLRFLSAARNKLPFLPSDFRRLSLENLDLFGNPFEQPNPLVPNIQLKIPSTLLECAARATINHRIPYGCHLLPSHLCKDLEVAKTCRCGSACLSSFIQITVSMNLHHVAHTVVLVDNMGGTDAPVLCYFCSLHCYSQFLDRHLQSNG; this comes from the exons ATGCGGCTACAGTGCGAGGTGGAGGTGCTTAGCCGGCTCCTGCCCACCTGCGGGCTTCAGGGCCGCGGCCGAGCGGCGCGGGCTCTGCTGTCGCTCGGGCGGCCGCCCGGAGCTGCCGGTGCCGGGATTTACCTCATGGTGTGCACGGCGCGGGACCGCGGCGGGGCTCGGTACAAG GTGCAGCAGAACGTGGAGCGGCTCTTCACGCGTTTCGTGGAGGAGGGAAAGGCCACGGTGCGGCTGCGGGAGCCCGCGGTGGATCTGTGCCTCAGCAAG GCAAATGTGAGCAATTTAAAGACTTTCCTTTCAGCCGTGAGACTGGCTCACCAAGGCAATGACACCAGCGTTCTCCCTCTCTCACCTCTGGTCCCAGCAAAGAACTCTGACGTGGagaaacccaaaaccaaaatgatcATCACTTCCAGGAGGGATTATCCCCTCACCAAGAGCTTCCCTTTCTCCCTGGAGCACCTGCAGACCTCCTACTGCAAACTGGCCAGGATCGACACCAGGGTGCTGTGCCTGAAGAAGCTCCGCAAGCTGGACCTGAGCCACAACCACATCAAGCAGCTGCCGGCCACGCTGGGGGACCTGGTGTGTCTGCAGGAGCTCGACCTGCACGACAACCACCTGGAGGCCTTCAGCGGGGCCCTGTGCAGCTCAGACCTGCAGAAATCCCTGCAGTTCCTGGACCTGAGCCAGAACCAGATCCAGGCTCTGCCCATTGAGTTCTGCCAGCTGCGGGGCCTGGTGCGGCTGAGGCTGGATGACAACGCCCTGCTGCGCCTGCCCTGCAGGATCGGGCAGCTGAGCCACCTGCGCTTCCTGTCGGCGGCACGGAACAAGctgcccttcctgccctccGACTTCAGGAGGCTCTCCCTGGAGAATCTGGATCTCTTTGGGAATCCTTTTGAGCAGCCCAACCCTCTGGTGCCCAACATCCAGCTGAAAATCCCATCGACTCTGTTGGAGTGTGCTGCCAGGGCCACCATCAACCACAG AATCCCCTACGGCTGtcacctcctcccttcccacctgTGTAAGGACCTGGAAGTGGCCAAGACATGCCGCTGCGGCAGCGCCTGCCTGAGCAGCTTCATCCAGATCACGGTGAGCATGAACCTGCACCACGTGGCTCACACCGTGGTGCTGGTGGACAACATGGGCGGCACGGACGCTCCCGTGCTCTGCTActtctgctccctgcactgctaCTCCCAGTTCCTGGACAGGCACCTCCAGAGCAACGGGTGA
- the LRR1 gene encoding leucine-rich repeat protein 1 isoform X2 yields the protein MIITSRRDYPLTKSFPFSLEHLQTSYCKLARIDTRVLCLKKLRKLDLSHNHIKQLPATLGDLVCLQELDLHDNHLEAFSGALCSSDLQKSLQFLDLSQNQIQALPIEFCQLRGLVRLRLDDNALLRLPCRIGQLSHLRFLSAARNKLPFLPSDFRRLSLENLDLFGNPFEQPNPLVPNIQLKIPSTLLECAARATINHRIPYGCHLLPSHLCKDLEVAKTCRCGSACLSSFIQITVSMNLHHVAHTVVLVDNMGGTDAPVLCYFCSLHCYSQFLDRHLQSNG from the exons atgatcATCACTTCCAGGAGGGATTATCCCCTCACCAAGAGCTTCCCTTTCTCCCTGGAGCACCTGCAGACCTCCTACTGCAAACTGGCCAGGATCGACACCAGGGTGCTGTGCCTGAAGAAGCTCCGCAAGCTGGACCTGAGCCACAACCACATCAAGCAGCTGCCGGCCACGCTGGGGGACCTGGTGTGTCTGCAGGAGCTCGACCTGCACGACAACCACCTGGAGGCCTTCAGCGGGGCCCTGTGCAGCTCAGACCTGCAGAAATCCCTGCAGTTCCTGGACCTGAGCCAGAACCAGATCCAGGCTCTGCCCATTGAGTTCTGCCAGCTGCGGGGCCTGGTGCGGCTGAGGCTGGATGACAACGCCCTGCTGCGCCTGCCCTGCAGGATCGGGCAGCTGAGCCACCTGCGCTTCCTGTCGGCGGCACGGAACAAGctgcccttcctgccctccGACTTCAGGAGGCTCTCCCTGGAGAATCTGGATCTCTTTGGGAATCCTTTTGAGCAGCCCAACCCTCTGGTGCCCAACATCCAGCTGAAAATCCCATCGACTCTGTTGGAGTGTGCTGCCAGGGCCACCATCAACCACAG AATCCCCTACGGCTGtcacctcctcccttcccacctgTGTAAGGACCTGGAAGTGGCCAAGACATGCCGCTGCGGCAGCGCCTGCCTGAGCAGCTTCATCCAGATCACGGTGAGCATGAACCTGCACCACGTGGCTCACACCGTGGTGCTGGTGGACAACATGGGCGGCACGGACGCTCCCGTGCTCTGCTActtctgctccctgcactgctaCTCCCAGTTCCTGGACAGGCACCTCCAGAGCAACGGGTGA
- the MGAT2 gene encoding alpha-1,6-mannosyl-glycoprotein 2-beta-N-acetylglucosaminyltransferase, with translation MRLRVYKRKVLLLALALALCALALWGTGGGGRRRQQQLQQQQQRGGPGSTGESPRVSEPPPPVARRPAANESAAVAAEVLSENATLTYRSLVYRLNFDQPVRNAGRFPARPDVVLVVQVHDRAEHLRLLLESLRRAPGVENVLLVLSHDLWAEELNRLAARVDFCPVLQVFFPFSIQLYPREFPGHDPRDCPRDVGKPAALRLGCINAEFPDSFGHYREARFAQTKHHWWWKLHFVWERVRALREHAGPVLFLEEDHYLAPDFYHVLKQLWALRQRECPECQLVSLGTYSPVRGGFAGRADKVEMKTWKSTEHNMGMAFGRDTYQKLIECTDAFCTYDDYNWDWTLQHLTVSCLPKFWKVLVPEIPRIFHTGDCGMHHKKSCRPSTQSAKIDSLLNSNQQYLFPEAMSVSKRYSMAPLSPHVKNGGWGDIRDHELCKSYRRLQ, from the coding sequence ATGCGGCTGCGCGTCTACAAGCgcaaggtgctgctgctggcgctgGCGCTGGCGCTCTGCGCCCTGGCGCTCTGGGGCACCGGCGGCGGCGGacggcggcggcagcagcagctgcagcagcagcagcagcggggcGGTCCCGGTAGCACCGGGGAGTCGCCGCGGGTCAGCGAGCCCCCGCCGCCGGTAGCGCGCCGCCCCGCCGCTAACGAGTCGGCAGCCGTGGCGGCGGAGGTGCTGTCCGAGAACGCGACGCTGACTTACCGCTCGCTCGTGTACCGCCTGAACTTCGACCAGCCGGTGCGGAACGCCGGGCGCTTCCCGGCGCGGCCCGACGTGGTGCTCGTGGTGCAGGTGCACGACCGCGCCGAGCACCTGCGGCTGCTGCTCGAGTCGCTGCGGCGGGCGCCGGGCGTGGAGAAcgtgctgctggtgctgagccaCGACCTGTGGGCCGAGGAGCTGAACCGGCTGGCGGCCCGCGTGGACTTCTGCCCGGTACTGCAGGTGTTCTTTCCGTTCAGCATCCAGCTGTACCCGCGCGAGTTCCCGGGCCACGACCCCCGCGACTGCCCCCGCGACGTGGGCAAGCCGGCGGCGCTGCGCCTGGGCTGCATCAACGCCGAGTTCCCCGACTCTTTCGGGCACTACCGCGAGGCTCGCTTCGCTCAGACCAAGCACCACTGGTGGTGGAAGCTGCACTTCGTGTGGGAGCGCGTGCGGGCGCTGCGGGAACACGCGGGGCCCGTGCTCTTCCTGGAGGAGGATCATTACCTGGCGCCAGACTTCTACCACGTCCTCAAGCAGCTGTGGGCGCTGCGCCAGCGAGAGTGCCCCGAGTGCCAGCTCGTGTCGCTGGGCACCTACAGCCCCGTGCGGGGCGGCTTCGCCGGCCGCGCCGACAAGGTCGAGATGAAGACGTGGAAGTCCACGGAGCACAACATGGGCATGGCCTTCGGCAGAGACACCTACCAGAAACTCATCGAGTGCACGGACGCCTTCTGCACCTACGATGATTACAACTGGGACTGGACTCTGCAGCACTTGACTGTCTCTTGTCTTCCAAAGTTCTGGAAAGTGCTGGTTCCCGAAATCCCCAGGATTTTTCACACGGGGGACTGTGGCATGCACCACAAGAAATCCTGCAGACCGTCCACCCAGAGTGCCAAAATCGATTCTCTCTTGAACAGCAACCAACAGTACCTGTTTCCCGAGGCGATGAGTGTCAGTAAAAGGTACTCCATggctcccctgtcccctcacgTCAAGAACGGAGGGTGGGGAGACATCAGGGACCACGAACTCTGTAAGAGTTACCGCAGACTCCAGTGA